The following coding sequences are from one Nicotiana tomentosiformis chromosome 3, ASM39032v3, whole genome shotgun sequence window:
- the LOC138908103 gene encoding uncharacterized protein, whose product MAPFEALYGLQCHSPIGWFEPGETKLYGTNLVREALEKVLLNVSSMKGIVRFVKKVNLIPRSRVLHYSMVQLDESLGYEEEPIAIIGRQVCQLRSKKIAVVKVQWRGQLVEEVTWEAEEDMSRYPHFFSTTGMILDPFEDERLFKR is encoded by the exons atggctccatttgaggctttatatggtctgCAATGTCATtcgcccattggatggtttgagcccggcgagactaagttatatggtactaatttggtgagggaggccttggaaaag gttctcttgaatgtTTCGTCGATGAAGGGGATCGTGAGATTTGTGAAGAAGGTCAATCTGATCCCAAG gtcgcgcGTGCTACATTATAGcatggttcagctagatgagagtttgggttatgaagaggagccaattgccattattggcaggcaggtttgccagttgaggtccaagaagattgctGTTgtgaaggtccagtggaggggacaactagtcgaggaagtgacttgggaggccgaggaggacatgagcAGATATCCGCACTTTTTCAGCACtacaggtatgattctagacccgttcgaggacgaacgcttgtttaagaggtag